In one Rhodococcus sp. B50 genomic region, the following are encoded:
- a CDS encoding DUF6875 domain-containing protein, with the protein MPIQRRVGPRSGTVWVDLFGETSEYAGETSAHLLRSWASGYLTEPHPELGRDGPVCPFVRPSIGKQLFGAAFVHGSGIDPATLGTIVEDQFELYTKLTREDDSDRSLKTLVTVLPDLTGFEVIDVVHADFKSRFVEHGFMLGQFYPGCTQPGLWNHDFHPLDAPLPMLVARNMMTTDFPFLVGRQEWLCAYFKKFAPALPSPLRLTIAKRMRYEGDAVDAITAHHELTGNEPAR; encoded by the coding sequence GCACGGTCTGGGTGGATCTGTTCGGTGAAACCTCCGAGTACGCAGGCGAAACGAGTGCGCATCTATTGAGGAGCTGGGCGAGCGGGTACCTGACCGAACCCCACCCGGAACTCGGGCGGGACGGACCCGTCTGCCCGTTCGTTCGCCCATCGATCGGCAAGCAACTCTTCGGAGCAGCGTTCGTCCACGGCTCCGGCATCGACCCCGCAACCCTCGGCACCATCGTGGAGGACCAATTCGAGCTGTATACGAAGCTCACCCGCGAGGACGACAGCGATCGAAGCCTGAAGACGCTGGTGACCGTACTGCCCGACCTCACCGGGTTCGAAGTGATCGACGTCGTCCATGCGGACTTCAAGTCGCGGTTCGTCGAACACGGTTTCATGCTCGGCCAGTTCTACCCGGGCTGCACCCAGCCGGGACTGTGGAACCACGACTTCCATCCCCTCGACGCCCCGTTGCCGATGCTCGTCGCCCGCAACATGATGACGACCGATTTCCCGTTCCTCGTCGGACGCCAGGAATGGCTGTGCGCTTACTTCAAGAAGTTCGCCCCTGCCCTACCTTCGCCACTCCGTCTGACCATCGCGAAGCGGATGAGGTACGAGGGCGATGCGGTGGACGCGATCACCGCACACCATGAGCTGACCGGGAACGAGCCGGCCAGATAA
- a CDS encoding SatD family protein, protein MFVLTVDQRGSRRDIDRVADLLAELRSVPLVRPFDRTAGDEVQAVTDDPALVVDLVLELLRREHWSTGVGIGPVETPLPEQTRAGRGRAFEHARTAVERAKNASGQVAAEGDDTEAGADVDAALTLLATVVLRRTEQGHQAVDLAREGLSQARIAERLGISKQAVSQRLATAGWQAELAGRELVRRLLERADR, encoded by the coding sequence ATGTTCGTGTTGACGGTCGATCAGCGGGGCAGTCGCCGAGACATCGACCGCGTAGCGGATCTTCTCGCCGAATTGCGGAGCGTTCCCCTGGTCCGTCCTTTCGACCGCACCGCAGGCGACGAGGTTCAGGCCGTCACGGACGATCCCGCCCTCGTTGTCGACCTCGTGCTCGAGCTGCTCCGTCGGGAGCACTGGAGCACCGGGGTAGGGATCGGCCCGGTGGAGACCCCTCTGCCCGAGCAGACCCGAGCGGGTCGCGGGCGCGCCTTCGAACATGCCCGCACCGCCGTCGAGCGTGCCAAGAACGCGTCCGGGCAGGTCGCGGCGGAGGGTGACGACACCGAGGCCGGCGCCGACGTCGACGCCGCGCTCACCCTGCTCGCCACCGTCGTGCTGCGCCGGACCGAACAGGGACATCAGGCGGTCGACCTCGCCCGCGAGGGCCTTTCGCAGGCGCGGATAGCCGAGCGCCTCGGCATCAGCAAGCAAGCGGTATCCCAGCGCCTCGCCACCGCCGGATGGCAGGCCGAACTGGCCGGACGCGAACTCGTGCGGCGACTCCTGGAAAGGGCCGACCGTTGA
- a CDS encoding DUF2945 domain-containing protein, producing MATHFSVGDHVRWNSEAGYVEGVIIDKHTEDVEFKGRRRRCSEDEPQYEIRSDKTDHVAMHKGSALKKI from the coding sequence ATGGCAACCCATTTCTCCGTCGGTGACCACGTCAGATGGAACTCGGAAGCCGGATACGTCGAAGGTGTGATCATCGACAAGCACACAGAGGACGTGGAGTTCAAGGGACGCAGGCGACGTTGCAGCGAGGACGAGCCGCAGTACGAGATCCGGAGCGACAAGACGGATCACGTCGCGATGCACAAGGGGAGTGCGCTGAAGAAGATCTGA